The genomic region CTCACCTCAAGGCCGTGCTGAAAAAGCCATTTTGGATTGATTTAGATTGGCGTTACCCCCCCTATGCCAGCAAACTCAAGTTCTTCAAACGAGTCATTGGCCTAGGCTAACTGTAACCATTACACCAGTACAGACATCTTCACTAAGCTGTTTCGCTAGGCTGTTGCACCAACCTGTGCATTGCTGTCGTGGCTCGCAATAAAGATTTGATAAAGACCCAGCTAGGGCTGTTTCCTCTCACCAAGAAACTCCATATTATTACAAGTAGCCCTTGTTAGGGTTTCATGACGTACCGTGTTGTGATCCGTTGATTTGCGCTTGAAAACCACCTATCGAAGGGCAAACACCGATTTCACTAACGATTATGACTATCTTCCGCACCCTAGTAATGATGACGGCAACCGTCCTTCTAAGCTGCACTATTGCAGACATTAAGGTGGCGCAAGCTGGCTCGCTCTATAAGCTGACTTTCTACGACACAACCAACGCAGTCGTGGGTGAAGGTTCCTTTGAAACTAGTGATACCCCCTACGAGGCAACCATAACCTCAGAGTTGATGTTCCCCACGATTACTATCACAGCAGCCGATCAGCTATATGTTGTGACTAATTTTCTGGCAACAGTTCATGGTGCCTCTTGGGATTTGACCAATACCCGCCATAACGATGTCTTGCTGTGGACAGGTAACAGTCTAACGCAACCAAAGACGTTAGGTCTTGAGGGGCGTTCGCCCATATACAGTATGTTTGACCAGTGGTGGTTTTATAAGGGATTTAGATCCACCATGTTCCATTCTCAGTTTTCAATTTGGGCTGGTGATCCGCAGGATGGTGATATGACGTGGCTGCAAGCTTCAGCAGAAGCTACACCAGGCTATTGGGTTAGTAGTGGTCGTGTAACGGCTACGGCAATTCCAGAGCCGATGACGATCGCAGGTCTAGCCTTAGCTGGCATCGGACTGGCAGCCACCCGTCGGCGGTTAGCCATGG from Cyanobacteriota bacterium harbors:
- a CDS encoding PEP-CTERM sorting domain-containing protein (PEP-CTERM proteins occur, often in large numbers, in the proteomes of bacteria that also encode an exosortase, a predicted intramembrane cysteine proteinase. The presence of a PEP-CTERM domain at a protein's C-terminus predicts cleavage within the sorting domain, followed by covalent anchoring to some some component of the (usually Gram-negative) cell surface. Many PEP-CTERM proteins exhibit an unusual sequence composition that includes large numbers of potential glycosylation sites. Expression of one such protein has been shown restore the ability of a bacterium to form floc, a type of biofilm.); this encodes MTIFRTLVMMTATVLLSCTIADIKVAQAGSLYKLTFYDTTNAVVGEGSFETSDTPYEATITSELMFPTITITAADQLYVVTNFLATVHGASWDLTNTRHNDVLLWTGNSLTQPKTLGLEGRSPIYSMFDQWWFYKGFRSTMFHSQFSIWAGDPQDGDMTWLQASAEATPGYWVSSGRVTATAIPEPMTIAGLALAGIGLAATRRRLAMAQKQPSLF